In a genomic window of Infirmifilum sp. NZ:
- a CDS encoding creatininase family protein, with product MPARRLAEMTYVEVRELLANGLDTAILPVGTVEPHGPHLPLGTDCIIPELIAERLAERLNAVILPTVNYGVTNSLHGYPGSIRVRPDVLENLVYDILASLSLHGFKIAVILNGHGGNTSALDSAARRAWLDHRLAVLLVDWWRLARERGLTQRILGKEGGHAATDETALVAAARPELVKSELYSPEEVFLASQGVQSYPAPGTILNYSPTEGEVSFDTSRAQEYLDEIVREVGKLYDALRSALERMKH from the coding sequence ATGCCTGCGCGCAGGCTAGCAGAGATGACGTACGTTGAGGTGCGCGAACTGCTCGCAAATGGTTTGGACACGGCAATACTCCCCGTCGGCACCGTCGAGCCCCACGGGCCGCACCTCCCGCTCGGCACGGACTGCATTATACCAGAGCTCATCGCGGAGAGACTGGCTGAACGCCTGAATGCCGTCATCCTGCCCACGGTGAACTACGGTGTGACAAATAGCCTTCACGGCTACCCCGGGTCGATACGCGTGAGGCCGGACGTCCTCGAGAACCTAGTCTACGACATCCTCGCGAGCCTGTCGCTTCACGGCTTCAAGATAGCGGTTATCCTCAACGGTCACGGCGGGAACACCTCGGCCCTCGACAGCGCCGCTAGGCGCGCGTGGCTCGACCACAGGCTCGCAGTGCTCCTCGTAGACTGGTGGCGTCTAGCGCGCGAGAGGGGGCTTACTCAGCGCATCCTCGGTAAGGAGGGAGGTCACGCCGCCACAGATGAGACGGCGCTGGTAGCGGCGGCGAGGCCGGAACTCGTAAAAAGTGAGCTCTACAGCCCCGAGGAGGTGTTCCTGGCGTCTCAGGGGGTGCAGTCGTACCCCGCCCCAGGTACTATCCTGAACTACTCGCCCACGGAGGGTGAAGTATCATTCGACACTTCAAGGGCGCAGGAGTACCTCGATGAGATCGTCCGAGAAGTAGGGAAGCTCTACGATGCGTTGAGGTCAGCCTTGGAACGCATGAAGCATTAA